From Echinicola soli, a single genomic window includes:
- a CDS encoding alpha/beta hydrolase family protein gives MTTLFLFSGLTDLYAQDADQNYRATLEETLDRIETTFQVTLQYDQKLLGDKVLDYAFWRIRPGNLENSLTAVLSPFDLTYYQEGAKTYSIKPFQYHKKSISFAQEELAYFESLYDNRIAWEDRKSQLRQCMIEALGILELPRGPSSEPVITKRRNHKGYSVENVALEVLPGIYTTGSVYRPRPLKKNLPIIIMPNGHFGEGRYRESEQIRAATLAKMGAVVVGYDLFAWGESQLQFASEDHRLSAAHTIQTWNGIQWIDYLSALAETDPERVGITGGSGGGSQTMLLTAVDDRISVSVPTVMVSSHFSGGCPCESGKPIHLCGGGTNNAEIAAMAAPRPLLIISDGGDWTHTVPELEFPFIQRTYGFYGAENKVANAHFPEEGHDYKYSKRQAMYPFMAEHLGLHIDKLKNDEGKVDESGVVIEEEQTLKVFGQNGEDLPESAIKGKDALFNVLE, from the coding sequence ATGACTACACTTTTCTTGTTCAGTGGACTTACTGACTTGTATGCCCAAGATGCTGACCAAAATTATCGGGCTACTTTAGAGGAGACCCTTGACCGGATCGAAACGACTTTTCAAGTCACTTTACAGTACGACCAAAAATTACTGGGGGACAAAGTGTTGGATTATGCTTTTTGGCGAATTAGGCCAGGAAATTTGGAGAATTCCCTTACGGCAGTACTGTCACCTTTTGATCTAACCTATTACCAGGAGGGAGCAAAGACCTATTCCATCAAGCCTTTTCAATACCATAAAAAATCCATCTCATTTGCTCAGGAAGAGCTGGCGTATTTCGAAAGCCTTTATGATAATCGAATTGCTTGGGAAGACAGAAAATCCCAATTGCGCCAATGCATGATCGAGGCACTTGGTATATTGGAACTTCCTAGGGGGCCATCTTCCGAACCAGTCATTACCAAGCGAAGAAATCATAAGGGCTATTCTGTGGAGAATGTTGCCCTGGAAGTGCTGCCGGGCATTTATACCACTGGCTCAGTATATAGACCTCGTCCGCTGAAAAAGAACCTTCCCATCATCATTATGCCCAATGGCCACTTTGGTGAGGGACGCTATCGGGAAAGTGAACAGATCCGAGCTGCTACGCTTGCCAAAATGGGAGCCGTGGTGGTAGGATACGATCTTTTTGCCTGGGGTGAATCCCAGTTACAGTTTGCTTCCGAAGACCATCGGTTGAGTGCCGCGCATACCATCCAAACCTGGAATGGCATCCAGTGGATCGATTACCTTTCCGCGCTTGCAGAAACTGATCCTGAGCGTGTGGGCATTACTGGAGGGTCTGGCGGTGGTTCGCAGACCATGCTGCTGACGGCCGTTGATGATCGAATCAGCGTGTCTGTGCCCACAGTGATGGTTTCCTCTCACTTCTCGGGAGGATGTCCCTGCGAAAGCGGCAAACCTATCCACTTATGTGGAGGCGGAACCAATAATGCGGAAATTGCGGCAATGGCTGCACCCAGACCATTGTTGATCATTTCTGATGGAGGGGATTGGACCCATACTGTACCGGAATTAGAGTTTCCATTTATCCAGCGGACGTATGGATTTTATGGTGCCGAAAATAAGGTGGCCAATGCGCACTTCCCGGAAGAAGGCCATGACTATAAATATTCCAAACGTCAGGCCATGTATCCGTTTATGGCAGAACATTTAGGCTTGCATATTGATAAGTTAAAGAATGATGAAGGAAAGGTGGATGAAAGCGGTGTAGTCATTGAAGAGGAGCAAACCTTGAAAGTGTTTGGCCAAAATGGGGAAGATCTTCCTGAGAGTGCCATTAAAGGGAAAGATGCCCTGTTTAATGTCTTGGAATAA